Proteins found in one Kwoniella bestiolae CBS 10118 chromosome 1, complete sequence genomic segment:
- a CDS encoding gamma-glutamyltransferase, which translates to MSSSSSAPFRRSEEIGETNPLLNSNGHPTDIDDEEEGERPTITRKTSPAWQFWNHPPFRRHVHFANEPSFRSATSYDDEEEDEGGEGLPVSMNGSGNVPIKIHQHHHHHRPLYQKYGQWAMYAVLLLVGMGIGAVFSRELMKRNKGLDDGPMVPPVWTLPPPTGLPRNDPYLITAQHGAVSSEDKTCSDLGLSILKDKNGSAVDSAITTTLCIGLLNAFSSGIGGGGFMVLRIPDINHTSPEVDEIISKGEEKVIAIDFRETSPAKSEKGMYGAERAGRVAAQVGGLAVGVPGELRGLEMAHKMYGKLPWEDVVMPVAELAKGWKVSRELARRLRLFGQFMLSSPTWSAVYAPRGQLLVEGDFVQRINYGKTLEIIAQEGAKAFYEGEIAHSSVKTIAKAGGIMSLDDLKTYKVRAYPAIHSNFMGKEIYTTDVPSSGGILLAFLKLLEPYNIPFTGGLKNPLNVHRLIEGMKFAFGARSEITDPAPEFGGNLTRFREFYEGDWAEEKRGMICDNETHEIDYYGLQHDTPIDHGTTHLSVLDRWGGAASVTSTVNLIWGSHVMDPKTGIIFNDEQDDFAVPGAADAFGLWPSPWNYPQPGKRPLSSTSASILLTPRSSTSPSEIYAIIGGSGGSRIFPSVAQVLLNLFSGMDISQSIEAYRVHNQIVPPLTTIEVGPEGSPRELIDDLKKRGQEVGEFDVNLGISEVQAIVLQNGTIYAASDSRKNGIAAGY; encoded by the exons atgtcctcctcctcctccgccccaTTCCGTCGATCCGAAGAAATAGGAGAGACCAACCCCCTCCTCAATTCCAATGGACATCCCACAGATAtcgacgacgaagaagaaggtgagagaCCAACGATAACCCGTAAGACCTCTCCAGCATGGCAATTCTGGAATCACCCCCCCTTCAGACGGCATGTCCACTTTGCCAATGAACCTTCCTTCAGATCTGCGACGTCCtacgatgacgaggaagaagacgagggaggagagggattaCCAGTATCGATGAATGGTTCTGGGAATGTGCCAATCAAAAtacaccaacatcatcatcatcatcgaccgCTTTATCAGAAATATGGACAATGGGCTATGTACGCCGTATTGCTGCTTGTGGGTATGGGGATAGGAGCGGTGTTCAGCAGAGAGTTGATGAAGCGGAATAAAGGGTTGGATGACGGACCGATGGTCCCTCCTGTATGGACTTTACCTCCT CCAACAGGTCTCCCCCGAAACGACCCCTACCTAATAACAGCCCAACACGGCGCAGTGTCCTCAGAGGACAAAACATGCTCGGATCTGGGCCTATCAATCCTCAAAGACAAGAACGGCTCAGCAGTAGATTCAGCAATAACCACAACCCTATGTATAGGCTTACTCAACGCATTCTCAAGTGGGATAGGCGGAGGAGGATTCATGGTACTTCGTATACCGGATATCAACCATACTTCCCCTGAGGTAGATGAAATAATATCaaaaggagaggagaaagtgATAGCTATAGATTTCAGGGAGACGAGTCCTGCGAAGAGTGAGAAAGGGATGTATGGCGCTGAGAGGGCGGGAAGGGTCGCTGCTCAGGTAGGGGGGTTGGCGGTGGGAGTTCCGGGGGAACTGAGGGGGTTGGAAATGG CTCACAAGATGTACGGTAAATTGCCATGGGAAGACGTGGTCATGCCCGTAGCTGAGCTAGCGAAAGGATGGAAAGTCAGCAGAGAACTAGcaaggaggttgagg TTATTCGG CCAATTCATGCTATCCTCCCCTACATGGTCAGCAGTCTACGCACCAAGAGGTCAACTCCTCGTAGAAGGCGATTTCGTCCAGCGGATAAATTACGGGAAAACCCTTGAGATCATTGCTCAAGAAGGTGCGAAAGCTTTCTACGAGGGGGAGATCGCTCATAGTAGTGTCAAGACTATTGCGAAAGCTGGAGGGATCATGAGTttggatgat CTCAAGACATACAAAGTACGAGCATACCCCGCAATCCATTCAAACTTCATGGGCAAAGAGATATACACCACTGACGTACCTTCCTC CGGAGGTATCCTCCTAGCTTTCCTAAAGCTCCTCGAACCCTACAACATCCCCTTCACTGGCGGCCTCAAGAATCCTTTGAACGTACACCGCTTGATCGAAGGTATGAAGTTTGCTTTTGGAGCGAGAAGCGAAATTACCGATCCTGCGCCTGAGTTTGGGGGGAATCTCACGAGGTTTAGGGAGTTTTATGAGGGTGATTGggcggaggagaagaggggaatgatttgtgat AACGAAACGCACGAGATTGATTATTACGGACTTCAGCATGATACACCTATAGATCACGGTACGACCCATTTAAGTGTGCTGGACAGATGGGGTGGAGCTGCCAGTGTGACGTCTACT GTGAATCTTATCTGGGGAAGTCACGTTATGGATCCCAAGACAGGGATTATATTCAATGATGAGCAGG ATGACTTTGCCGTACCGGGTGCAGCAGATGCGTTTGGACTATGGCCCAGTCCATGGAACTACCCTCAACCggggaagag aCCCCTgtcctcaacctcagcctcgatcctcctcaccccccggtcctccacctccccctcagAGATATACGCCATCATAGGTGGTTCCGGCGGGTCACGTATATTCCCCTCCGTCGCTCAGGTCTTATTGAACCTGTTCTCAGGTATGGACATCTCACAATCCATAGAAGCGTACAGAGTACATAATCAGATTGTCCCTCCATTGACTACTATCGAAGTTGGTCCGGAGGGTTCTCCGAgggagttgatagatgatttgaagaagaggggtcAGGAGGTTGGGGAATTTGATGTGAATCTTGGGATTtcagagg TCCAGGCGATCGTACTGCAGAACGGTACGATCTACGCAGCGAGTGATTCGAGGAAGAACGGAATTGCAGCGGGGTATTAG